A section of the Roseivirga sp. BDSF3-8 genome encodes:
- a CDS encoding gliding motility-associated C-terminal domain-containing protein, whose amino-acid sequence MSKLSVRFLFFLGIFIFGVVGATLATHIRAGEITAVRDLSSPGTLKYNFVLTGYTDTGSTVEFGGGEIDFGDGTVIQLTTTEFAVKEALGNQIELTIFEFDHTFQAAGTYTIRFREFNRNEGVVNMDNSVNTPFYIETQLVIDPFFGINNSPVLDNPPIDDAAVGVLFTHNPGAYDIDGDSLAYRLVVCKQDVNTPVANYRFPNNPEFGGTREDGGTPTTFTLDPVTGTLEWNAPGTPGEYNLAFIVEEWRNIDGQWYRLGYVTRDMQVDVVETDNNRPELIIPPDTCVTAGTFLQDIPFIGIDPDGDRVLMSSSGGVYNIINSPAYYILEPDGPQESPDTLYFNWQTNCDHVRERPYQVLVKVEDNPGSGEGTSLATFETWNVTVVGPAPEGITAQVANDRSVELNWDDYTCDNAIRMQVWRRVGPFDVTPDNCDTGIPDGSGYELIDEVDIGSTSYLDDGGGEGLAPGSIYCYRIVAVFPQPKGGESYASVEVCVEIKAEAPVILNADIQNTGTTDGEVYVRWTAPFDLDPVNFPPPYRYVVERGQRIDAEPGQEVFTTESSDPVIDFVDTGLNTEEQIYTYRVLLTASQANGGTPIDTSATASTVRADIRASMRELTLLWDAEVPWSLITNDYPTHDVYRNNVDPADPDAFIMYSSVNVTSEGLIFTDDGSMINEPLDDDTEYCYFVTTRGSYGTDALDPYDPLINRSQIICAVPNDTVPPCPPVALTIPNANTPESCENFLLDKPCDFNDFQNTITWSRQLGNACDEDVVRYEVYFSPDGSDDNYDFLSLTTDTIFVHRGLSSFAGCYRIRAIDRSGEVSGFSDPVCNDNCPSFELPNVITLNGDSFNDLFQPFNGMSEDGTYRCPRFVRRVQLQVVNRWGKEVYSFDSNDSENSIFINWDGRMNNGDDVSTGVYYYEAEVEYDVLDPSQATQTLKGWIQIFR is encoded by the coding sequence ATGAGTAAACTATCTGTACGATTCCTGTTTTTCTTAGGCATATTCATTTTCGGGGTGGTAGGTGCTACCCTCGCTACCCATATCAGAGCAGGTGAGATTACTGCTGTAAGAGACCTGTCTTCTCCGGGTACACTCAAATATAATTTCGTACTTACCGGCTATACTGATACAGGTTCTACTGTGGAGTTTGGAGGTGGTGAGATTGATTTTGGTGATGGCACAGTCATTCAATTGACTACTACAGAGTTTGCTGTAAAGGAAGCATTGGGTAATCAGATAGAGCTCACCATTTTTGAGTTTGATCATACCTTTCAGGCTGCAGGTACCTATACCATTCGTTTCCGCGAGTTCAACCGAAACGAAGGGGTGGTAAATATGGACAATTCCGTAAACACCCCTTTTTATATTGAGACCCAACTGGTGATTGATCCCTTCTTCGGTATTAATAATTCGCCTGTTCTAGATAATCCTCCTATAGATGATGCAGCCGTTGGCGTTCTGTTTACGCACAACCCCGGCGCCTACGATATAGATGGCGATAGCCTCGCCTACCGCCTCGTGGTATGTAAGCAAGACGTAAACACGCCTGTAGCAAATTACCGTTTTCCTAACAACCCCGAATTTGGCGGTACCCGCGAAGATGGCGGCACTCCCACAACCTTTACGCTGGATCCGGTAACGGGTACCCTGGAGTGGAATGCTCCCGGCACTCCCGGCGAGTATAACCTAGCCTTTATAGTAGAAGAGTGGCGAAATATAGACGGACAATGGTACCGGCTGGGGTACGTCACGCGTGACATGCAGGTAGATGTAGTGGAAACGGACAACAACCGCCCTGAGCTGATCATCCCTCCCGACACATGCGTTACGGCCGGCACTTTTCTGCAAGACATACCCTTCATAGGAATAGACCCCGACGGCGATCGTGTGCTTATGTCCAGCAGTGGGGGAGTATACAATATTATTAACTCTCCGGCCTATTATATCCTGGAACCCGATGGGCCACAGGAGAGTCCGGATACCCTTTATTTCAACTGGCAAACAAATTGCGATCACGTCCGTGAACGTCCTTACCAGGTGCTGGTAAAGGTAGAGGATAACCCTGGTTCGGGTGAAGGCACCAGCCTGGCTACTTTCGAAACATGGAATGTGACCGTCGTGGGCCCGGCGCCGGAAGGCATTACGGCCCAGGTGGCCAATGACCGGAGCGTGGAACTTAACTGGGATGATTATACATGCGATAATGCCATACGCATGCAGGTATGGCGCCGTGTGGGACCTTTTGACGTAACTCCGGACAATTGTGATACAGGTATTCCCGATGGAAGTGGCTATGAACTCATAGACGAAGTAGACATTGGCTCCACCAGCTACCTTGATGACGGTGGGGGAGAGGGCCTTGCTCCCGGGTCCATTTATTGTTACCGCATTGTAGCCGTATTCCCTCAGCCAAAGGGAGGAGAGAGTTACGCCTCTGTTGAAGTTTGTGTGGAAATTAAAGCAGAAGCCCCGGTCATTCTTAATGCAGATATTCAAAATACCGGTACTACGGACGGGGAAGTTTATGTCCGCTGGACAGCCCCCTTTGACCTTGATCCGGTAAACTTCCCTCCGCCCTATCGCTATGTGGTAGAACGCGGGCAGAGGATTGACGCAGAGCCTGGCCAGGAAGTATTCACTACTGAGAGCAGTGATCCTGTAATTGATTTTGTGGACACAGGGCTTAACACCGAAGAACAGATTTACACCTACCGTGTATTACTCACCGCAAGTCAGGCAAATGGAGGAACACCCATAGATACGTCAGCTACTGCCTCCACGGTGAGAGCCGATATTCGCGCCTCCATGAGGGAACTTACCCTTCTCTGGGATGCCGAAGTGCCCTGGAGCCTGATTACCAATGACTATCCTACCCATGATGTATATAGAAATAATGTTGATCCGGCAGATCCGGATGCGTTCATCATGTATTCATCGGTTAATGTAACCTCCGAAGGCCTTATTTTTACAGATGATGGCAGCATGATCAATGAGCCATTGGACGATGATACAGAGTATTGCTACTTTGTAACCACCCGCGGGTCGTATGGTACGGATGCACTGGATCCTTATGATCCGCTCATTAACCGTTCTCAGATCATATGTGCGGTGCCTAACGATACAGTGCCGCCCTGTCCGCCTGTGGCTCTTACCATTCCTAACGCCAATACCCCTGAGTCATGTGAGAACTTTCTCCTGGATAAGCCCTGTGATTTCAATGACTTTCAGAATACCATTACCTGGTCCCGCCAGCTAGGTAATGCCTGTGATGAGGACGTAGTACGCTATGAGGTATACTTCAGCCCTGACGGCAGTGATGATAATTACGACTTCCTGTCACTTACCACCGATACCATATTTGTTCATCGTGGGCTGTCATCCTTTGCGGGCTGCTACCGTATACGTGCCATAGACCGTTCCGGTGAAGTGAGTGGTTTCAGTGACCCAGTGTGTAATGACAATTGCCCCAGTTTCGAACTGCCTAACGTGATTACCCTGAATGGTGATAGTTTCAATGACTTATTTCAGCCATTTAACGGAATGAGTGAAGATGGCACCTATCGTTGTCCCCGTTTTGTGCGCCGTGTTCAGTTACAGGTGGTAAATCGCTGGGGTAAGGAAGTGTACTCATTTGATTCTAACGATAGCGAGAACTCCATCTTTATAAATTGGGACGGCCGTATGAATAATGGAGATGACGTCAGCACCGGAGTTTATTACTACGAAGCAGAAGTAGAGTATGACGTGCTGGACCCCAGCCAGGCCACTCAGACCCTGAAAGGATGGATACAGATATTCCGGTAA
- a CDS encoding thiol-disulfide oxidoreductase DCC family protein — protein MDTDIPVNQPDHAHALSKDIVLFDGVCNLCHGAVNFIIDRDPAGRYHFASLQSEPGRELLQKYDVDPDKIDSVVLVRADMVFTKSRAALEISRYLRGPWPLLYVFKIVPSFIADAIYDLVARNRYKWFGKQDQCRMPDAALRRRFIA, from the coding sequence ATGGATACAGATATTCCGGTAAATCAACCGGATCATGCACACGCCCTCAGCAAAGATATTGTCCTTTTTGACGGCGTGTGTAATCTGTGCCACGGAGCGGTCAACTTCATAATTGACCGTGACCCTGCTGGCCGCTACCATTTTGCCTCCCTTCAAAGCGAACCCGGCAGGGAGCTTCTTCAGAAGTATGATGTAGATCCTGATAAGATTGATAGTGTGGTACTTGTGAGGGCTGATATGGTCTTCACAAAAAGCCGGGCAGCCCTGGAGATTTCCCGTTACCTTCGTGGCCCGTGGCCCCTTCTGTATGTATTTAAAATAGTACCCTCTTTCATAGCCGATGCTATTTATGACCTGGTTGCACGAAACCGGTATAAGTGGTTTGGTAAACAGGACCAGTGCCGCATGCCCGATGCGGCCCTCAGAAGGCGATTTATTGCCTGA
- the fabD gene encoding ACP S-malonyltransferase: MKKAYIFPGQGSQYQGMGKALYESNPRAKELFDKADEILGFSIKEVMFTGSDEDLKQTNVTQPAIFLHSVAIAETTENFAPDMVAGHSLGEISALVAAKAISFEDGLKLVAQRANAMQKACEANPSTMAAILALTDDQVKEICAGIDDTVVAANFNSPGQVVISGTHRGIEEACEKAKAEGARRAMVLKVGGAFHSPLMEPAREELEKAIRETTFKEPICPVYQNVDARPHTEVETIKSNLIAQLTAPVRWTQTVEHMHNDGASEFIECGPGKVLRGLVKKIVKDAELSGLDTEA; the protein is encoded by the coding sequence ATGAAAAAGGCCTACATTTTTCCCGGCCAGGGAAGTCAGTACCAGGGTATGGGTAAAGCACTGTATGAAAGCAATCCCCGTGCAAAAGAACTTTTTGATAAGGCAGACGAGATTCTCGGGTTTTCCATCAAAGAGGTGATGTTTACCGGTTCTGATGAAGATCTGAAGCAGACCAACGTTACCCAGCCTGCTATCTTTCTACACAGTGTGGCTATTGCGGAAACCACAGAAAACTTTGCCCCTGATATGGTGGCAGGTCACTCTCTGGGTGAGATTAGTGCCCTGGTCGCTGCTAAGGCAATCTCATTTGAAGATGGACTTAAGCTGGTAGCCCAGCGGGCAAACGCCATGCAAAAGGCTTGCGAGGCTAACCCCTCCACCATGGCGGCTATTCTGGCCCTTACAGATGATCAGGTTAAGGAAATATGTGCCGGAATTGATGATACTGTAGTCGCGGCCAACTTCAACTCACCCGGGCAGGTAGTTATATCAGGTACCCACCGCGGTATAGAGGAGGCTTGCGAAAAAGCTAAAGCCGAAGGTGCCAGACGCGCCATGGTGCTCAAGGTAGGTGGTGCTTTCCACAGCCCTTTGATGGAGCCGGCTCGTGAGGAACTGGAAAAAGCTATTCGCGAAACCACCTTCAAAGAGCCCATTTGCCCCGTATATCAAAATGTAGATGCGCGCCCCCATACTGAGGTAGAGACCATTAAGAGCAATCTTATTGCCCAGTTAACAGCTCCTGTCCGGTGGACACAAACAGTAGAGCATATGCACAATGACGGCGCATCCGAATTTATCGAATGTGGTCCTGGTAAAGTGCTGCGCGGGCTGGTAAAGAAGATTGTGAAGGATGCAGAACTTTCGGGGTTAGATACAGAGGCCTGA
- the folK gene encoding 2-amino-4-hydroxy-6-hydroxymethyldihydropteridine diphosphokinase: protein MNGIFLLLGSNLGNRLSNLRLAANLLQGGGCEIVESSKVYETEPWGISEQPAFLNQVLKVETSLLPEELLTLLLASEEEMGRIRHVKWGERLIDMDILYYNDLIYKSESLVVPHPEIANRRFTLVPLAELAGAQAHPFSGLTQEQMLNVCPDKLRVWPHL, encoded by the coding sequence ATGAATGGAATATTTCTTTTGTTAGGGAGCAACCTGGGAAACCGGTTATCCAACCTCCGGCTTGCTGCAAACCTTCTGCAGGGCGGAGGCTGCGAAATTGTAGAATCTTCAAAAGTGTATGAGACTGAGCCGTGGGGAATTTCGGAGCAGCCAGCCTTTCTTAACCAAGTGTTAAAAGTAGAAACCTCTCTGCTTCCTGAAGAACTGCTGACCCTGTTACTGGCATCGGAGGAAGAAATGGGCCGTATCAGGCATGTGAAATGGGGGGAGCGGCTTATTGATATGGATATCCTTTATTACAATGACCTCATATATAAAAGTGAAAGCCTGGTAGTTCCACATCCGGAAATTGCCAATCGCAGATTTACGCTTGTGCCCCTGGCTGAACTTGCCGGGGCACAGGCCCACCCTTTTTCAGGGCTCACGCAAGAGCAGATGCTGAATGTATGTCCTGACAAGTTAAGGGTATGGCCCCATTTGTGA
- the sppA gene encoding signal peptide peptidase SppA: MKTFFKVVLGCLVALFVFVIFWIFLFSALVAGSEDTITVADNSVLYLKLDGPLKERVPDMPFDPSDIFGGPTPIGLVDMVEAIDHAREDDNIKGIYIEPGIFTAGYGHLKEIRDALIEFKESGKFVLAYSEFFTESSYYLCSAADEVYIMPEGFFELNGLSSEVTFIKGTLEKLNVEPEIFRVGEYKGAVETFLRKDLSQENREQIESYLNSIYDTYLEEVSASRGIETSRLRTISDSMLVRKNQDAVDMKLLTGLAYSSEVQNMLKEKTGIEADDELELIEHDDYRSSFRTDGDFSTRIAVIVADGDIVSGESSDGMVGSFTIAEELRKARENDRVKAVVIRINSPGGSALASDVMWNEVRLTAAEKPVIASMSNVAASGGYYLAMAADTIMAQPNTVTGSIGIFLLRFNAQGLLNEHLGVTTDVVNTGRYSDILTMSRPLSEQEREIIQKQVNEGYQTFISKAAEGRNMNLSQMKELAAGRVWSGSEALERGLIDKLGGLQDAISVAASSAGLEDGDYSVRYYPEEKDFFTKLAEGFNSKTEERIARQQLGEYYQYLKLMKKLNSYQGMQARMPFEMQVK; the protein is encoded by the coding sequence ATGAAAACTTTCTTTAAAGTAGTTTTGGGCTGTCTGGTGGCCCTTTTCGTTTTCGTCATCTTCTGGATTTTTCTCTTTTCAGCACTAGTGGCGGGTAGCGAAGATACTATTACGGTGGCAGATAACTCCGTTCTTTACCTCAAGCTGGATGGTCCTCTCAAGGAAAGAGTGCCCGACATGCCTTTTGACCCAAGTGACATATTCGGTGGGCCTACTCCCATAGGCCTTGTGGATATGGTAGAGGCCATAGACCATGCCCGTGAGGACGACAATATTAAAGGTATATATATAGAGCCCGGTATCTTTACTGCCGGATATGGTCATCTCAAAGAAATACGTGATGCCCTCATTGAATTTAAAGAAAGTGGAAAGTTCGTATTAGCATACTCTGAGTTCTTCACCGAAAGCAGCTACTACCTATGCTCTGCAGCAGACGAGGTATATATCATGCCCGAAGGGTTTTTTGAGCTGAATGGTCTTTCGTCAGAGGTAACCTTTATTAAAGGTACCCTGGAAAAGTTAAACGTAGAGCCGGAAATCTTCAGAGTAGGAGAATACAAAGGCGCTGTGGAGACCTTTTTGCGTAAAGATTTGAGCCAGGAGAACAGGGAGCAGATAGAAAGTTACCTCAACAGTATATACGATACCTACCTGGAAGAAGTAAGTGCCAGCCGCGGAATAGAAACGTCCAGGTTGCGTACCATTTCAGACTCCATGCTGGTGCGTAAAAACCAGGATGCAGTGGATATGAAACTACTCACCGGCCTTGCTTATTCCAGTGAAGTTCAGAATATGCTCAAGGAAAAGACCGGTATAGAAGCGGATGATGAGCTGGAGCTTATCGAGCATGATGACTACCGCTCAAGCTTCAGGACTGATGGTGACTTCAGTACCCGTATTGCCGTGATAGTGGCTGATGGCGACATCGTAAGTGGCGAGAGCTCTGATGGTATGGTCGGCTCTTTCACTATCGCTGAAGAACTACGTAAGGCGCGCGAAAATGACCGTGTAAAAGCAGTGGTAATCCGTATCAACTCACCCGGTGGCAGCGCCCTGGCGTCTGACGTTATGTGGAATGAAGTGCGCCTCACAGCTGCAGAGAAACCCGTAATCGCCTCCATGAGTAATGTAGCTGCTTCCGGTGGTTACTACCTGGCCATGGCTGCCGATACCATTATGGCCCAGCCAAATACCGTTACCGGTTCAATTGGTATTTTCCTCCTCCGTTTCAATGCCCAGGGACTGCTAAATGAGCATCTCGGTGTGACCACAGACGTAGTCAATACAGGCAGGTATTCGGATATCCTTACTATGAGCCGCCCCCTTTCCGAGCAGGAAAGAGAGATCATCCAAAAGCAGGTTAATGAAGGCTACCAGACCTTTATCAGCAAAGCAGCAGAGGGACGGAATATGAATTTGAGCCAGATGAAAGAATTGGCCGCAGGACGCGTATGGTCCGGTAGCGAAGCCTTAGAGCGTGGTTTGATAGACAAACTGGGGGGATTGCAGGACGCCATTTCAGTAGCTGCCTCCTCTGCCGGACTGGAAGATGGTGACTACAGCGTGCGCTATTACCCCGAAGAAAAAGACTTCTTTACCAAGCTGGCAGAAGGCTTTAACTCTAAAACGGAAGAGCGTATTGCCCGCCAGCAACTTGGCGAGTATTACCAATACCTGAAGCTCATGAAAAAGCTGAACTCCTACCAGGGTATGCAGGCAAGGATGCCGTTTGAGATGCAGGTAAAATAA